Proteins from one Methanobrevibacter thaueri genomic window:
- a CDS encoding phage upper tail fiber protein: protein MADKEWITIGRVVGDTGEKGDTGDAFTYEDFTPEQLAGLKGETGDTGPAGPKGDTGDKGETGAKGDKGDKGETGATGEKGDTGPKGDTGNTGATGDTGPAGATGDTGATGTATTIKGSYNTYHELIAAHPTGNQGDSYIVNGSLYVWNGNDWENIGNIKGEKGDTGSTGPKGDIGATGPKGDTGDTGATGATGQGSDEEAGWKLPVDQILTTTTLPTGVSAGYRVAICTSSVMAIKEYNGTSWETESLDPYSVIPLKHSGSIQMYLAKSTGPVYMGVEYGVFGKFRFMTQAAYDALSSYDNDTIYFVRSS, encoded by the coding sequence ATGGCAGATAAAGAATGGATAACAATCGGAAGAGTAGTAGGTGATACGGGAGAAAAAGGAGATACTGGTGATGCATTTACATATGAAGATTTCACACCAGAGCAACTGGCAGGATTGAAAGGTGAAACCGGTGATACAGGGCCAGCAGGACCAAAAGGTGATACAGGTGATAAAGGAGAAACTGGTGCGAAAGGTGATAAAGGCGACAAAGGTGAGACTGGAGCAACTGGAGAAAAAGGAGACACAGGACCTAAGGGAGATACTGGAAACACAGGAGCTACTGGAGATACTGGACCGGCCGGGGCGACTGGGGACACTGGAGCTACTGGTACTGCTACTACTATTAAAGGCTCGTATAACACTTACCATGAATTAATTGCTGCACATCCAACAGGTAATCAAGGAGACAGCTATATAGTCAACGGCTCTCTTTATGTTTGGAATGGGAATGATTGGGAAAACATAGGAAACATAAAAGGAGAAAAAGGTGATACTGGAAGCACTGGACCTAAAGGAGATATTGGTGCAACTGGGCCTAAAGGGGATACTGGCGATACCGGTGCAACTGGAGCTACTGGTCAGGGCAGTGATGAGGAAGCAGGATGGAAACTGCCTGTAGATCAGATATTAACTACAACAACATTACCGACAGGTGTTAGTGCAGGTTATCGTGTAGCTATTTGTACAAGTTCAGTTATGGCCATTAAAGAGTATAATGGAACTTCCTGGGAAACTGAATCTCTTGATCCGTATTCTGTGATACCATTAAAGCATTCTGGAAGCATACAGATGTATTTGGCAAAATCAACGGGACCGGTCTATATGGGTGTTGAATATGGCGTCTTTGGAAAGTTTAGGTTCATGACACAGGCAGCATATGATGCATTAAGTAGCTATGATAATGATACAATTTATTTTGTAAGAAGTTCATAA
- a CDS encoding HNH endonuclease: protein MQIWMIPANPLIYNHAKFFDDYGYVDWKQRLKFEVGDIVYLYCSKPFQKVMYKTEVIKESMPFSECTEDIDYWTNPDDYETSKSYMRARLKLLGRADREELSIEYLKDNGLNAAPQKGVKVPDNLAEYMDKYFELESPNMIYPESDIPENYHEGAVTTITVNKYERNPLARKKCIEYHGCECSVCGLSFEKMYGDLGKGFIHVHHIVPLNQIKEDYEVDYKTDLIPVCPNCHAMLHRKLNNEYYSVDELKSIVKRNFE, encoded by the coding sequence ATGCAAATATGGATGATTCCAGCCAATCCCCTAATATATAATCATGCAAAATTTTTTGATGACTATGGATATGTGGACTGGAAACAACGTTTAAAATTTGAAGTTGGAGACATTGTATACCTCTACTGTTCAAAACCATTTCAAAAAGTAATGTATAAAACAGAAGTAATAAAAGAATCTATGCCTTTTTCAGAGTGCACAGAAGATATAGACTATTGGACTAATCCCGATGATTATGAAACTTCTAAATCTTATATGCGTGCACGGCTCAAATTACTTGGACGAGCAGATAGGGAAGAGTTATCTATTGAATATCTTAAGGATAATGGATTAAATGCAGCGCCACAAAAAGGTGTTAAAGTTCCAGATAATTTAGCAGAATATATGGATAAATATTTTGAATTAGAATCTCCTAATATGATATACCCTGAATCAGACATACCTGAAAACTATCATGAAGGTGCAGTAACAACAATAACAGTTAACAAGTATGAAAGAAATCCTCTTGCAAGAAAAAAATGTATTGAATATCATGGTTGTGAATGTTCTGTTTGTGGTTTATCATTTGAAAAAATGTATGGAGATTTAGGAAAAGGATTCATTCATGTGCATCATATTGTTCCATTAAATCAAATTAAGGAAGACTATGAAGTAGATTATAAAACTGATTTGATTCCAGTTTGTCCAAATTGTCATGCTATGCTCCATAGAAAATTAAATAACGAATATTATTCTGTTGACGAATTAAAATCAATAGTTAAAAGGAATTTTGAATAA
- a CDS encoding transcriptional regulator, which translates to MMELSDEMLTEISYVQISKYREKVMKSLDGDVKIPTAIANDSGIRTNHISKVLSELKAHELVECINPEVRKGRLYRLTDKGENIVKNLE; encoded by the coding sequence ATTATGGAATTGTCGGATGAAATGTTAACAGAAATTAGCTATGTGCAAATTTCAAAATATAGAGAAAAAGTAATGAAGTCTTTAGATGGTGATGTTAAAATACCTACTGCCATAGCTAATGATTCTGGGATTAGAACAAATCATATTTCAAAGGTATTGTCTGAATTAAAAGCACATGAACTAGTAGAATGTATTAATCCCGAAGTTAGAAAAGGTAGATTATACCGATTAACTGATAAAGGCGAGAATATAGTTAAAAATTTAGAATAA